The Cryptococcus gattii WM276 chromosome B, complete sequence genome has a segment encoding these proteins:
- a CDS encoding Hypothetical protein (Similar to TIGR gene model, INSD accession AAW41877.1; CNB02620) — protein sequence MAQMSGKNLWVAASDGDIERVKYLIEQENCTPNDKDTNSYTPLHAAASYAHIDLLSYLLSVGGDPNLTDDDGETPLYVVESIEVAKFLIDNGADPKWKNEEGLTAAEQLEEDHPDVAAFLRSLTGEVAPTRPEGMDDEREVADGDISNGQISQLALDNYTATQTAALLQEAQQIMEECARDGVEPDERLREVVERAVRDGLAFGREAGEDEAPASAEGDQQKRARED from the exons ATGGCTCAAATGTCTGGGAAGAACCTTTGGGTTGCCGCTTCTGACGGCGATATCGAACGAGTCAAA TACTTGATCGAGCAGGAAAATTGCACCCCTAACGACAAAGATACCAACTCATACACTCCTCT TCACGCAGCTGCCTCTTACGCTCACATCGATCTTCTCTCCTACCTCCTTTCAGTCGGCGGTGACCCCAATCTCACAGATGACGACGGCGAAACACCCCTCTATGTTGTTGAAAGCATAGAAGTTGCCAAATTTCTCATTGACAACGGTGCCGACCCCAAGTGgaagaatgaagaaggtTTGACAGCTGCCGAACAGCTGGAGGAAGATCATCCCGATGTGGCTGCATTCCTCCGAAGTTTGACAGGCGAAGTGGCGCCTACAAGACCGGAGGGTATGGATGATGAAAGGGAAGTGGCGGATGGAGATATCTCCAATGGTCAAATATCCCAGCTCGCTTTGGATAACTATACAGCAACGCAAACTGCTGCTTTACTTCAAGAGGCGCAACAGATCATGGAAGAATGTGCCAGAGATGGTGTGGAACCGGACGAACGGCTGAGAGAAGTTGTAGAGCGTGCAGTAAGGGATGGATTGGCCTTTGGAAGGGAAGCcggagaagatgaagccCCCGCATCTGCGGAAGGCGACCAGCAAAAGCGGGCTAGAGAGGACTAG
- a CDS encoding Cohesin complex subunit and chromosome segregation protein, putative (Similar to TIGR gene model, INSD accession AAW41544.1), whose product MPLQRLELYDFKSYRGKQVIYFGDAPFVSVIGPNGAGKSNLMDAISFVLGVKSAQLRSTQLKDLIYRGRRAATREVGSETQTQTESGDDSNDARSAWVMAVYMDDAGKEWTFRRSVSMSGSSSYFLDGRSVAWKDYNAQLAKFNILVKAKNFLVFQGDVEGVASQDSKALARLIDRISGSLDLAPSYEAAKAAQEKATEASSMNYARKRSMLTEAKHFREQQEEIKQWESLNDSKDALTQRLILWRLYHLTNKISQSTQKVEEASDRLAEFRAASSEADNRLSDVKREQAKAQLNVKKREANLKKAEKVYEDKKPDLVAIDTQIAHSEKRASGAAAQEEKVKKDEKRQADTVKELEKGLEQITKNMEEAGERQRQRSQASGITLSEADLNEYRQLRASANLHAVQERQQLETLRREQKNLRDALASVEDQMQQAHRQREKLAGEVDSLGEREETANWTMHRPKGVESSKFLLMPLSSILTITLSMRETEINERLQDTYHKLLQAGADRRENERETRLKETLASLKRIFPGVHGRVVDLCRPVATKYDTAVMTVLGKNIDAVVVEHEKVAIDCIEYMRNQRAGQATFIPLDTIQVRPVPERLRNFARGARLAIDCIEYDPAVERAMQHACSSSLICDTMDIARYVCYERAQEVKAVTLDGTVIHKSGLITGGQGAGGGRKFDDKEVEDKGDEALLESLSRLDAESNIAKDDLHAIQVRLRGVREELTHAISTIERLTPDVEARSQSAASSEERSAALVEIIEQADDEVFSAFCQRIGVSNIREYEDVQLRIAKEANEAMESFAAQQARVKHQIDFESSQLRNTRERIAHLRDLATKAENSVNELRSQREEIQAELESLRAEIDRQRGKLNDANNVRDEVVRRVDEMRERSRKAQKTLDRAIKEIATWNDEISKYASDRHAIYRRCRLEEIDLPLIKGRLDKVPIEEPTKDEDGIMEDEEATQKPVEVDDYGLEPDFDILEEEDRENEDEEVGREFEAQISKMRNDLERLAPNMKAVERLDEVERELDDAEREAEETRKESKRAKDDFQAIKKKRCDLFNKAYNHMSEVIDKIYKDLTKSQNQVGGTAWFTLEEAEEPYLSGVNYSTMPPGKRFAEMEQLSGGEKTMAALALLFAIHSFHPAPFFVLDEVDAALDATNVQKLARYVRSQADRNVQFLIISLKSTLYEKADGLVGVYREQEQNSSMTLTLDLRKYGN is encoded by the exons ATGCCGCTCCAACGGTTGGAGCTATACGACTTCAAGTCGTATCGAGGAAAACAG GTCATCTATTTCGGCGATGCTCCTTTTGTCTCGGTCATAGGTCCAAACGGCGCTGGCAAGTCTAATTTAATGGATGCCATCTCTTTTGTTTTAGGAGTCAAATCAGCGCAGCTTCGATCAACCCAACTTAAGGATTTGATCTATCGTGGAAGGAGAGCTGCAACTCGAGAAGTGGGGAGTGAAACTCAGACACAGACTGAAAGTGGAGACGATTCCAACGATGCTAGGTCTGCCTGGGTAATGGCGGTCTATATGGATGATGCTGGTAAAGAATGGACCTTCCGCCGCAG TGTGTCTATGTCGGGATCCTCCTCTTATTTTCTGGATGGAAGGTCCGTTGCTTGGAAAGACTATAATGCTCAACTTGCCAAGTTTAATATCCTTGTTAAAGCAAAAAACTTCTTGGTATTCCAAGGCGATGTGGAAGGGGTGGCTAGTCAGGATAGTAAAGCTCTTGCTCGTTTGATCGACCGAATAAGCGG TTCTCTTGACCTCGCTCCCTCTTATGAAGCGGCTAAAGCTGCCCAGGAGAAGGCCACAGAGGCGTCCTCAATGAACTATGCGAGGAAAAGGAGCATGCTCACAGAGGCCAAACATTTTAGAGAGCAACAAGAGGAAATCAAACAGTGGGAAAGTCTTAACGACTCCAAG GACGCCTTGACGCAACGCCTCATACTGTGGAGATTATATCACCTCACTAACAAGATCAGCCAGTCCACCCAGAAGGTTGAGGAAGCAAGTGATCGTCTAGCTGAGTTCAGAGCCGCCAGT AGTGAAGCCGACAACAGACTATCTGATGTCAAGAGAGAGCAAGCCAAAGCACAGTTGAATGTCAAGAAACGCGAAGCAAATCTCAAGAAAGCGGAAAAGGTCTATGAAGACAAA AAACCCGATCTAGTGGCCATCGATACCCAGATCGCTCATTCCGAGAAAAGGGCGAGCGGTGCCGCCGCCCAGGAAGAAAAAGtaaagaaggatgagaagaggCAGGCAGACACGGTTAAAGAGCTCGAGAAGGGTTTGGAGCAGATAACGAAAAATATGGAGGAGGCCGGAG AGAGGCAGCGGCAAAGAAGTCAAGCTTCGGGTATAACTCTGTCGGAAGCTGACTTGAACGAGTATCGCCAGCT ACGCGCATCCGCTAATCTTCATGCTGTTCAAGAACGTCAGCAGCTTGAAACGCTTCGGCGTGAACAGAAGAACCTTAGGGATGCCCTTGCTTCGGTGGAGGACCAGATGCAGCAAGCTCACCGACAGCGCGAAAAGCTTGCTGGAGAAGTTGACAGCCTCGGCGAACGGGAGGAAACT GCCAACTGGACCATGCACAGGCCGAAAGGCGTCGAATCAAGCAAGTTCTTGTTAATGCCCCTTTCTTCCATACTAACGATCACCCTTAGTATGAGGGAGACTGAAATCAATGAGCGTCTTCAGGATACCTATCACAAGCTTCTCCAAGCTGGGGCTGATAGGCGTGAAAATGAGAGGGAGACTAGGCTAAAGGAGACTCTCGCTAGCCTTAAACGAATTTTTCCCGGCGTACATGGCCGAGTTGTTGACCTTTGTAGGCCCGTGGCAACAAAATACGATACTGCTGTCATGACCGTTCTGGGTAAAAATATCGACGCAGTAGTTGTCGAACATGAGAAGGTTGCTATCGACTGCATCGAG TACATGCGGAATCAACGAGCAGGACAAGCTACTTTCATCCCTCTTGACACCATACAGGTTAGACCTGTCCCTGAGAGGCTTCGCAACTTCGCTCGTGGTGCCCGGCTTGCCATTGATTGCATTGAGTATGATCCCGCTGTTGAGCGGGCTATGCAGCATGCCTGTAGTAGCTCATTAATTTGCGATACTATGGATATCGCGAGATATGTCTGCTATGAAAGGGCTCAGGAAGTCAAAG CTGTAACACTGGATGGCACTGTGATTCACAAAAGCGGTTTAATTACGGGTGGCCAGGGAGCAGGAGGAGGTCGGAAATTTGACGATAAAGAAGTCGAAG ACAAAGGCGATGAAGCTCTCTTGGAGAGCCTTTCTCGACTTGATGCTGAATCCAATATCGCCAAGGATGACCTC CATGCTATACAAGTTCGTCTTCGTGGCGTTCGTGAGGAACTCACACATGCCATTTCCACAATTGAACGTCTCACCCCCGACGTCGAGGCTCGCTCCCAGTCTGCCGCGTCTTCAGAGGAGCGTTCAGCTGCTCTAGTGGAAATTATTGAGCAGGCTGATGATGAAGTATTCAGCGCTTTCTGTCAGAGAATTGGTGTTTCTAATATCAGGGAGTACGAAGACGTACAACTCAGAATTGCCAAGGAGGCGAATGAGGCCATGGAAAGCTTCGCAGCTCAGCAGGCGAGGGTAAAACATCA GATTGACTTTGAGTCCTCTCAGCTCAGGAACACTCGCGAGCGCATTGCCCACCTTCGAGACCTCGCTACCAAAGCAGAGAACAGTGTCAACGAACTACGTTCTCAGCGCGAGGAAATCCAGGCAGAACTCGAGTCCCTTCGAGCCGAAATTGATCGTCAGCGAGGTAAACTCAACGATGCTAATAATGTACGCGACGAAGTGGTTCGCCGGGTTGATGAGATGCGCGAACGCTCTCGAAAAGCGCAAAAGACTTTGGACAGGGCGATCAAAGAGATTGCCACATGGAACGACGAGATCTCGAAGTACGCGTCGGATAGACATGCCATCTATAGAAGGTGTAGACTAGAAGAGATTGATCTGCCGTTGATCAAAGGAAGACTTGACAAAGTTCCGATCGAAGAA CCAACCAAAGATGAGGACGGGATAatggaggatgaggaagcTACTCAGAAACCAGTGGAAGTAGATGATTACGGCTTAGAACCGGACTTTGATATCTTagaagaggaggatagAGAG aacgaagatgaagaagtcGGTCGCGAATTCGAAGCTCAGATTTCCAAAATGAGAAATGATCTCGAACGTTTGGCCCCGAATATGAAAGCGGTGGAACGACTGGACGAGGTTGAGAGGGAGCTGGATGATGCAGAACGAGAAGCGGAGGAGACGAGGAAGGAGAGCAAACGAGCCAAGGACGATTTCCAGGCGATAAAGAAAAAGAG ATGCGATCTATTCAACAAGGCATATAATCACATGTCTGAAGTCATTGATAAGATCTACAAAGATCTGACCAAAAGCCAAAATCAAGTAGGAGGTACAGCCTGGTTTACTCTTGAAGAGGCTGAG GAACCGTATCTTAGTGGTGTCAATTATAGCACTATGCCTCCGGGTAAAAGGTTCGCGGAAATGGAACAACTTTCTGGAGGCGAAAAGACGATGGCTGCTCTTGCCCTTTTGTTCGCCATCCACAG CTTTCATCCTGCGCCATTCTTTGTCCTTGACGAAGTTGATGCAGCTTTGGATGCCACAAATGTACAGAAACTGGCAAGATACGTACGAAGCCAGGCCGACAGGAATGTACAGTTTTTGATTATTTCCTTGAAGAGCACTTT ATACGAAAAAGCGGACGGATTGGTTGGTGTATATCGAGAGCAAGAGCAGAATAGCTCAATGACCCTAACTCTCGATTTGAGGAAG TATGGGAACTAG